In the Opitutaceae bacterium genome, one interval contains:
- a CDS encoding cytochrome c3 family protein — MSKIFPKWSNRLPLLIVIFVFLLAGTVTAGITYYFTPKYTRVGYQPDQPVPFDHNLHAGQLGLDCRYCHTYVDQSAHSNIPTTETCMNCHNQIQTTSELLAPVRESLASGDAIPWVRIHKAPDYVYFDHSVHVNRGISCVSCHGKINEMEVVRHDQPQSMSWCLDCHRAPENHIRPLDQVYNLNWTAESPEVQVSQGLELVENWNVKPPQSCSGCHR; from the coding sequence ATGTCGAAGATTTTTCCGAAGTGGTCCAATCGGCTTCCGCTTCTCATCGTCATCTTTGTCTTCCTTCTCGCGGGGACGGTGACAGCGGGAATCACCTACTATTTCACTCCGAAGTACACCCGGGTCGGCTACCAGCCGGACCAACCCGTTCCCTTCGATCACAATCTGCATGCCGGCCAGCTCGGTCTGGATTGCCGCTACTGTCACACCTATGTCGATCAGTCGGCCCACTCCAACATCCCGACGACTGAGACCTGCATGAACTGCCACAACCAGATCCAGACGACCAGCGAGTTGCTCGCCCCGGTCCGGGAGAGTCTGGCCAGTGGCGATGCCATTCCCTGGGTGCGCATCCACAAGGCGCCGGATTACGTCTATTTCGATCACTCGGTCCATGTGAACCGGGGGATCAGCTGCGTCTCCTGTCACGGCAAGATCAATGAAATGGAAGTGGTGCGCCACGACCAACCCCAGAGCATGTCCTGGTGTCTGGATTGCCACCGGGCTCCCGAGAATCATATCCGGCCGCTGGATCAGGTCTACAATCTCAACTGGACGGCCGAATCCCCGGAGGTGCAGGTCTCCCAAGGCCTCGAACTGGTCGAGAACTGGAACGTCAAACCGCCTCAGAGCTGCTCCGGCTGCCATCGATGA
- a CDS encoding TAT-variant-translocated molybdopterin oxidoreductase, which yields MKRIFQHPQPSLAESTGPRYWRSLDELSASPEFQEYLEREFPQGASEIEGVDRRHFLKIMAASFALGGVGLAGCRRPEAHFVPYAKSPEHIIPGLPLYYASARPVRGGAVPVVVETHEARPTKIEGNPSYAPFGGRADLQTQASVLDLYDPDRAIVHTSGGATMPRADLNDLLAAISSKHLSNKGAGLAFLAEPSTSPTRLRLVKAIQSAMPRAVWAEYDPLGNDGAETAAGEIFGRPCRPDYAYGKARRILSLDSDFLQNGSGQIRSAREFADGRRVEKNGGEMNRLYQVESHLTVTGGMADHRLRLPSSRMAAVAAHLAEKLGVKDAVADRNVAREVGAHTAWIDACAEDLAAHKGASLVVAGAHLPPEVHAICFLINQSLGNLGKTLTFLELPETGATTIEELASAIRGGSVQTLVIIDGNPVYNAPVDLDWASVQRSVAQVIRLGYHPDETSAAADVHVAGVHFLESWGDARTVDGTLVPVQPMILPLFDGVSDLELLGRILGLENPDPYTQVRKSFDDRAGGGDTETAFQTFLHDGFLPDSVYPTIGRSVPADKAETIAAKILIPAAPSRDSLEVRFFGDYKVDDGRFANNGWLQECPDPITKSTWDNAILVSPRLAVELGIDPASSLIQVARKDPNAGEDGRLRAPVVQITVGGRSVEGPVQIQPGLDNYTIVLPLGYGRAKTGRIGTDAGFDAYTIRTASSPWYVGGATLTLTGKTYVLANTQEHWSMEGRAIVREANLSDFQEHPDFVNELGMESHSPPIYGKESDIDQDLKITLTPKGNSLYEHPNFDGVHQWGMTIDLNTCTGCNACVVACQGENNIPIVGRDQVRRGREMHWIRLDRYYSSGSTDNREIPEDPQISLQPVGCMQCETAPCEMVCPVNATVHDSEGLNVMAYNRCVGTRYCANNCPYKVRRFNFFDFNQRQLDKLYQGPLSKKGMPEILQMARNPNVTVRMRGVMEKCTYCTQRIQQAKIARKVEVRDSADVAVPDGTFQVACEQSCPTDSIVFGNLLDPESRVSKMKALERDYSLLGYLNTRPRTTYLAKLRNPNPKMPDYQTLPLSRVEYDNKNHPGGHGESAGHESPGSHDSHEVVTEGGHHG from the coding sequence ATGAAAAGGATCTTTCAGCACCCGCAACCCTCTCTGGCCGAATCGACCGGGCCGCGCTATTGGCGCAGCCTGGATGAGTTGTCCGCATCACCTGAATTCCAGGAGTACCTGGAGCGCGAGTTTCCCCAGGGAGCTTCCGAAATCGAAGGTGTTGATCGTCGTCACTTCCTGAAGATCATGGCGGCCTCTTTTGCGCTTGGCGGAGTCGGCCTCGCCGGTTGCCGTCGGCCCGAAGCCCATTTCGTTCCCTACGCGAAGTCACCCGAGCACATCATTCCGGGTCTTCCCCTCTACTATGCGTCGGCCCGACCTGTTCGCGGCGGCGCCGTTCCGGTCGTGGTGGAAACGCACGAGGCCCGTCCCACCAAGATCGAGGGCAACCCTTCCTACGCACCCTTTGGCGGTCGGGCGGACCTCCAGACGCAGGCCTCGGTTCTCGACCTTTACGATCCGGATCGCGCGATCGTGCATACCTCGGGTGGTGCGACCATGCCCCGGGCGGACCTGAACGACCTGCTGGCAGCGATCAGCTCGAAACACCTCTCAAACAAAGGTGCCGGTCTGGCCTTCCTGGCCGAGCCGTCCACTTCTCCGACCCGGCTGCGCCTGGTCAAGGCGATCCAATCGGCCATGCCGCGGGCGGTCTGGGCCGAGTACGATCCGCTTGGCAACGACGGGGCGGAAACCGCTGCCGGTGAGATCTTCGGTCGACCCTGCAGGCCGGATTACGCCTACGGGAAAGCCAGACGTATTCTGAGCCTGGATTCCGATTTCCTTCAGAACGGCAGTGGGCAGATCCGCTCGGCCCGGGAGTTTGCCGATGGGCGACGGGTCGAGAAGAACGGGGGCGAGATGAATCGTCTCTATCAGGTGGAAAGTCACCTCACGGTGACCGGAGGGATGGCGGACCACCGCCTGCGCCTGCCGAGTTCGCGGATGGCCGCCGTGGCCGCGCACCTCGCTGAGAAGCTCGGGGTCAAGGACGCGGTCGCCGACAGGAATGTCGCCCGCGAAGTCGGGGCCCACACAGCCTGGATCGACGCCTGTGCCGAGGACCTGGCCGCTCACAAAGGAGCCAGCCTTGTTGTGGCCGGCGCGCACCTGCCTCCGGAGGTCCACGCCATCTGCTTCCTCATCAACCAGAGCCTGGGCAATCTCGGCAAGACCCTGACGTTTCTGGAACTGCCGGAGACCGGCGCGACGACCATTGAAGAACTGGCCTCAGCCATTCGCGGGGGATCGGTCCAGACGCTGGTCATCATCGATGGCAACCCGGTTTACAATGCACCGGTGGATCTCGACTGGGCCTCGGTCCAGCGCTCGGTTGCTCAGGTCATCCGCCTGGGCTACCACCCCGACGAGACTTCGGCCGCGGCGGATGTTCATGTGGCTGGGGTGCATTTCCTTGAGTCCTGGGGCGATGCCCGGACCGTGGACGGCACCCTGGTTCCGGTGCAGCCCATGATCCTCCCGCTTTTCGACGGGGTGTCGGATCTTGAGCTGCTCGGCCGGATCCTTGGTCTCGAGAACCCGGATCCCTACACCCAGGTGCGGAAGTCGTTCGACGACCGGGCAGGGGGAGGGGACACCGAGACGGCCTTCCAGACTTTCCTGCACGATGGATTCCTTCCGGATTCAGTCTACCCGACCATCGGTCGTTCGGTCCCGGCCGACAAGGCGGAGACCATCGCTGCGAAGATCCTCATTCCCGCAGCGCCGTCCAGGGACAGTCTCGAGGTCCGGTTCTTTGGTGACTACAAAGTCGACGACGGCCGCTTCGCCAACAACGGTTGGTTGCAGGAGTGTCCGGATCCCATCACCAAATCGACCTGGGACAACGCGATTCTTGTGAGTCCCCGTCTGGCGGTGGAACTGGGAATCGATCCGGCCAGTTCCCTGATTCAGGTGGCCCGCAAGGATCCCAATGCCGGAGAAGACGGCCGGCTGCGCGCGCCTGTGGTCCAGATCACGGTCGGCGGTCGATCCGTGGAAGGGCCGGTTCAGATCCAGCCCGGACTCGACAACTACACCATCGTTCTGCCGCTTGGCTATGGCCGGGCGAAGACCGGTCGGATCGGCACGGATGCCGGTTTCGACGCCTACACGATCCGGACAGCCTCGTCGCCCTGGTATGTCGGGGGGGCGACGCTCACCCTGACCGGAAAGACTTACGTTCTGGCGAACACGCAGGAGCACTGGTCGATGGAAGGGCGGGCCATCGTCCGCGAAGCCAATCTCAGCGACTTCCAGGAGCATCCCGATTTTGTGAATGAGCTCGGGATGGAGTCCCATTCCCCTCCGATCTACGGCAAGGAATCGGATATCGATCAGGACCTGAAGATCACGCTGACCCCCAAGGGCAATTCCCTTTACGAACACCCGAATTTCGACGGGGTGCACCAGTGGGGCATGACCATCGACCTGAACACCTGCACCGGCTGCAATGCCTGCGTGGTGGCCTGTCAGGGCGAGAACAATATCCCGATCGTGGGCCGTGACCAGGTACGCCGCGGACGCGAGATGCACTGGATCCGCCTCGACCGCTACTACTCGAGCGGCTCGACCGACAATAGGGAAATCCCGGAGGATCCCCAGATCTCCCTGCAGCCGGTCGGTTGCATGCAGTGCGAGACCGCTCCCTGTGAAATGGTCTGCCCGGTCAACGCGACCGTCCATGACTCCGAAGGGCTCAACGTCATGGCCTACAACCGGTGCGTGGGCACCCGTTACTGCGCCAACAATTGTCCCTACAAGGTGCGGCGGTTCAACTTCTTCGACTTCAACCAGCGCCAGCTCGACAAACTCTATCAGGGCCCCCTCTCCAAGAAAGGTATGCCGGAAATTCTCCAGATGGCGCGTAATCCCAACGTGACTGTCCGGATGCGGGGTGTCATGGAGAAATGCACCTACTGCACCCAGCGGATCCAGCAGGCGAAGATTGCCCGGAAGGTGGAGGTTCGCGACTCGGCTGATGTGGCCGTCCCCGACGGAACCTTCCAGGTGGCTTGTGAGCAGTCCTGCCCGACCGATTCAATCGTTTTCGGCAACCTGCTCGATCCCGAAAGCCGGGTTTCGAAGATGAAGGCCCTGGAGCGGGACTACAGTCTTCTCGGTTACCTCAACACCCGTCCACGGACAACCTACCTCGCGAAATTGCGGAATCCCAACCCGAAGATGCCGGATTACCAGACCCTGCCCCTGAGCCGGGTGGAATACGACAACAAGAACCACCCCGGTGGTCATGGAGAGAGCGCCGGACATGAGAGTCCCGGAAGTCATGACAGCCATGAGGTCGTCACCGAAGGAGGACACCACGGATGA
- a CDS encoding cbb3-type cytochrome c oxidase subunit II, translating to MNNGLLLFLGIFFSVGLSWLSLLVGNQVNPDFGGLQPFSDQNTGAVVPTLMPGLARQGEQVYQDLGCVNCHTQQVRREGVGADIERGWGQRQSVSRDYISQRQVFLGASRIGPDLRNVGERLPSAEWHHHHLINPQINTPGSIMPAHAFLYETRKIVGQPSSDRLTLPGELAPPEGYEVVPTWRAKALVAYLLNLKTNYELPEARASHE from the coding sequence ATGAACAACGGACTGCTTCTGTTTCTAGGCATCTTTTTCTCGGTCGGGCTCTCCTGGCTCAGCCTTCTCGTGGGCAACCAGGTCAATCCCGATTTTGGCGGTCTGCAGCCGTTCTCCGATCAGAACACCGGCGCCGTCGTGCCGACGCTCATGCCGGGATTGGCCCGCCAGGGTGAGCAGGTCTATCAGGATCTGGGGTGTGTCAACTGCCATACCCAGCAGGTCCGCCGGGAGGGAGTCGGTGCGGATATCGAACGTGGCTGGGGACAGCGCCAGAGTGTCAGCCGCGACTATATCAGCCAGCGCCAGGTCTTCCTGGGGGCGTCGCGGATCGGTCCGGATCTGCGTAACGTAGGCGAGCGTCTCCCTTCGGCCGAGTGGCACCACCATCACCTGATCAACCCGCAGATCAACACGCCCGGCAGCATCATGCCGGCGCACGCCTTCCTCTATGAGACACGGAAGATCGTCGGTCAGCCTTCCTCCGATCGACTGACCTTGCCGGGTGAATTGGCGCCTCCGGAAGGCTACGAGGTGGTTCCGACCTGGAGGGCCAAGGCCCTGGTGGCCTACCTCCTCAATCTCAAGACCAACTACGAACTGCCCGAGGCGCGCGCGTCCCATGAGTGA
- a CDS encoding ABC transporter ATP-binding protein, which translates to MSGNPIQLDQPVISCSGIDRYLGSGETRVHVLRGVSLAAGRGEVSSIVGPSGCGKSTLLYLLGLLDRPDGGEIRIGPRDVVGASDEDRTSIRCAQIGFVFQFHFLLAEFSALENVMLPMRKLGTLAPDEMRDRAHDLLREVGLAEKTHRLPTQLSGGEQQRVAVARSLANSPTLILADEPTGNLDVTNSNLVFDLLMRLAKENGQAVVLVTHNPEIAARCDRRLVMRDGRFVNEG; encoded by the coding sequence ATGAGCGGGAACCCGATCCAGCTGGACCAGCCGGTCATTTCCTGCAGCGGGATCGACCGGTACCTCGGTAGCGGTGAGACCCGGGTTCATGTCCTTCGGGGCGTCAGCCTGGCCGCCGGACGGGGTGAGGTCAGCTCGATTGTCGGACCCTCCGGATGCGGCAAGAGCACATTGTTGTATCTGCTGGGCCTGCTCGATCGACCGGATGGCGGAGAGATCCGGATCGGCCCGCGGGATGTCGTCGGAGCATCGGACGAGGACCGGACTTCGATTCGCTGCGCGCAGATCGGATTCGTCTTTCAATTCCACTTTCTCCTCGCGGAGTTTTCGGCCCTTGAGAATGTCATGCTCCCGATGCGCAAGCTGGGCACTCTCGCGCCCGATGAAATGCGGGACCGGGCCCATGACCTGCTCAGGGAGGTGGGTCTGGCTGAAAAGACCCATCGCCTGCCGACCCAGCTTTCCGGAGGGGAACAGCAACGGGTGGCGGTGGCACGCTCGCTGGCCAATTCGCCAACCCTGATTCTGGCGGATGAACCGACCGGGAATCTCGATGTCACCAATTCGAACCTCGTCTTTGACCTGCTCATGCGCCTGGCCAAGGAGAACGGGCAGGCGGTGGTCCTGGTGACTCACAATCCCGAGATCGCGGCCCGTTGCGACCGCCGCCTCGTCATGCGGGACGGCCGGTTTGTCAACGAAGGGTAG
- a CDS encoding cbb3-type cytochrome c oxidase subunit I yields MSQNSNQAPLSADADPVHGLGAVDRSVRFPVLILMGLSLLWLLTATVLSVMASFKLHTPGFLADHEWLTYGRVRPAATTAMIYGWATNAAFALAVWLMARLSRARLLHGGLVIVGAVFWNLGVDLGIAGILLGKGLPYEWMALPGYSGPLLLVAYILMAIWVVNTFRYRQDRHVYVSQWFLLAALFSFPWVFSVAQIMLVQMPVRGTMQALVGAWYAQNLIGLWLMPVGLASAYYFIPKVLGKPIHSYYLAVVGFWSLIFAVCWSGPARLVGGPIPAWVISAGIVGCVLLLIPVVVTTVNLHLTTLGSFRQVWNSPTLRFVVLGSVAFTLVAFLWAITSFRTVAEVTHFTLVEEALNQLAVYGFFSMTAFGGFYFIVPRLLEKEWPSASLVSLHFWSVVLGFLILMVGLFLGGVLQGLWMNDPVLFPEWVTIVHSLVPYLLTGTVGWILILLGHLTFLISFIWMLISPRSNEVTEPTLFASSAALKSSAS; encoded by the coding sequence ATGAGCCAGAATTCCAACCAGGCACCTTTATCCGCCGACGCCGATCCGGTTCATGGATTGGGCGCCGTCGATCGTTCGGTCCGGTTTCCGGTCCTGATCCTGATGGGGCTGAGCCTTCTCTGGCTTCTTACCGCGACGGTTCTTTCCGTCATGGCCTCATTCAAGCTGCACACCCCCGGCTTTCTTGCCGACCATGAGTGGCTGACCTACGGCCGGGTTCGCCCGGCGGCCACCACCGCCATGATCTACGGTTGGGCGACCAATGCGGCCTTCGCGTTGGCCGTCTGGTTGATGGCGCGGTTGAGCCGGGCCAGACTCCTCCATGGGGGGCTCGTCATCGTGGGCGCGGTTTTCTGGAACCTCGGAGTGGATCTCGGCATCGCCGGGATTTTGCTCGGCAAGGGTCTCCCCTACGAGTGGATGGCATTGCCCGGCTATTCCGGTCCCCTGCTGCTCGTCGCCTACATCCTCATGGCGATCTGGGTGGTGAATACCTTCCGTTACCGGCAGGACCGGCATGTCTACGTGTCGCAGTGGTTCCTGCTGGCAGCGCTCTTCAGTTTTCCGTGGGTCTTCTCCGTCGCCCAGATCATGCTGGTCCAGATGCCGGTCCGCGGCACCATGCAGGCCCTGGTCGGTGCGTGGTATGCACAGAATCTGATCGGACTCTGGCTCATGCCGGTCGGATTGGCCTCGGCTTACTATTTCATTCCAAAGGTTCTGGGAAAACCGATCCACAGCTACTACCTGGCGGTGGTCGGATTCTGGTCCCTCATCTTCGCCGTATGCTGGTCGGGTCCCGCCCGCCTGGTCGGGGGGCCGATTCCGGCCTGGGTGATTTCGGCCGGGATCGTTGGCTGTGTGCTCCTGCTCATCCCGGTTGTCGTGACCACCGTGAATCTTCACCTGACGACACTCGGCAGCTTCCGGCAGGTCTGGAACAGCCCGACCCTGCGCTTTGTCGTTCTTGGCTCGGTTGCGTTCACCCTGGTCGCGTTCCTGTGGGCGATCACCTCTTTCCGCACCGTCGCCGAGGTGACCCACTTCACTCTGGTTGAGGAAGCGCTGAACCAGTTGGCGGTCTACGGGTTCTTCAGCATGACCGCCTTCGGCGGCTTCTATTTTATTGTCCCCCGCCTGCTGGAGAAGGAATGGCCCTCGGCCTCCCTGGTCAGCCTGCACTTCTGGAGCGTGGTTCTCGGATTCCTGATTCTGATGGTCGGCCTTTTCCTCGGAGGGGTGCTTCAGGGGCTGTGGATGAATGATCCGGTTCTGTTCCCCGAATGGGTCACGATCGTTCATTCCCTTGTGCCCTACCTGCTGACCGGCACCGTCGGGTGGATCCTTATCCTGCTGGGACATCTGACCTTCTTGATCAGCTTCATCTGGATGCTGATCAGCCCCCGATCCAATGAGGTGACCGAACCGACCCTTTTTGCATCATCGGCAGCCCTCAAGTCTTCTGCGTCATGA
- a CDS encoding cytochrome c, with protein sequence MRYVYVIFLLLVVTAVSILGFRGSAFKKPPLEIFPDMDHQPKYKPQSPSLFFADGRTDRPVPAHTVPRGAIIGNAHLTEGKTPSGEWARTFPMDVTDELLDRGQDRFQIFCLPCHGALGDGNGITKQYGMAATPSYHDPRLREMAEGEIFNTITHGKNLMGRYGDKLTPADRWAVIAYVRALQTAAQGTVNDVPPANRSELGL encoded by the coding sequence ATGCGTTACGTTTACGTCATCTTCCTCCTGCTTGTCGTGACCGCGGTTTCCATCCTGGGATTCCGAGGGTCCGCGTTCAAGAAACCCCCGCTGGAAATCTTCCCGGACATGGACCATCAGCCGAAGTACAAGCCTCAGTCGCCCAGTCTGTTCTTTGCCGACGGGCGGACGGACCGGCCGGTTCCCGCCCATACCGTGCCCCGCGGCGCCATCATCGGCAATGCCCACCTGACCGAGGGCAAGACACCGTCGGGCGAGTGGGCCCGGACCTTTCCGATGGACGTGACCGACGAACTCCTCGACCGTGGCCAGGATCGTTTCCAGATCTTCTGTCTTCCCTGCCATGGTGCGCTCGGTGACGGCAATGGCATCACCAAACAGTATGGAATGGCGGCCACCCCGAGCTATCATGATCCTCGCCTTCGTGAAATGGCCGAGGGCGAGATCTTCAACACCATCACCCACGGCAAGAACCTGATGGGCCGCTACGGCGACAAGCTCACCCCCGCCGACCGCTGGGCCGTCATCGCCTATGTGCGTGCCCTGCAGACGGCCGCACAGGGCACGGTGAACGACGTGCCGCCGGCCAACCGATCGGAGCTCGGGCTATGA
- the nrfD gene encoding NrfD/PsrC family molybdoenzyme membrane anchor subunit, which yields MSDATHSATGVAEVPAILREVNPVQLERPVLVGHGRSFNWITEKICGIIEEKTPRWWWICFCVAGFIASFTVMGLAYQVSTGVGVWGLANPINWGWAIVNFVFWIGIGHAGTLISAILCLLKQKWRTSINRAAEAMTIFAVVCAGIFPVFHIGRVWFAYWLFPLPNANAIWPNFRSPLLWDVFAVSTYATVSVLFWYVGLIPDLATVRDRAKSKIRQVLYGIFAMGWRGSNRHWSNYEMAYLLLAGLSTPLVLSVHTIVSFDFAVSLVPGWHTTIFPPYFVAGAIFSGFGMVLTLMLPLRAVYKLDDLITQYHIDCMCKITLATGTMVGYAYAMEFFIAWYGANPYEGFAFVNRAFGPYAWAYWIMISCNVISPQLFWFKKVRQNTALVWVISIFVNIGMWFERFVITVTSLARDFMPSAWGYYSPTVVDIFTYFGTFGVFSVLFLLFVRFLPLMAMAEIKAITPQADPHHGH from the coding sequence ATGAGTGACGCTACGCATTCGGCCACGGGAGTGGCGGAGGTCCCCGCCATCCTGCGGGAGGTCAATCCGGTCCAACTCGAGCGTCCCGTCCTGGTCGGACATGGGCGCAGCTTCAATTGGATCACGGAGAAGATCTGCGGCATCATTGAGGAAAAGACACCGAGGTGGTGGTGGATCTGTTTCTGCGTGGCGGGCTTCATCGCTTCCTTCACCGTGATGGGACTGGCCTACCAGGTGAGCACCGGCGTCGGTGTCTGGGGCCTGGCCAATCCGATCAATTGGGGATGGGCGATCGTCAATTTCGTGTTCTGGATCGGTATCGGCCACGCCGGTACACTGATCTCCGCCATTCTCTGCCTGCTCAAACAGAAGTGGCGGACCTCGATCAATCGGGCGGCTGAGGCCATGACCATATTCGCGGTGGTCTGCGCGGGCATTTTCCCGGTCTTTCACATCGGTCGGGTCTGGTTCGCCTACTGGCTTTTCCCGCTGCCCAATGCCAACGCCATCTGGCCCAATTTCCGCAGTCCGCTGCTCTGGGACGTCTTTGCGGTATCCACCTATGCGACCGTCTCGGTGCTCTTCTGGTATGTCGGTCTGATTCCCGACCTGGCCACTGTGCGGGACCGGGCGAAATCGAAGATCCGCCAGGTCCTCTATGGCATCTTTGCCATGGGTTGGCGGGGTTCGAACCGGCACTGGAGCAATTACGAAATGGCCTACCTCCTCCTGGCCGGCCTCTCCACGCCGCTGGTTCTCTCGGTTCACACCATCGTTTCCTTCGACTTTGCCGTTTCCCTGGTTCCCGGCTGGCATACCACGATCTTCCCTCCCTATTTCGTGGCGGGCGCCATTTTTTCCGGTTTCGGGATGGTGCTGACCCTCATGCTTCCCCTCCGGGCGGTCTACAAACTGGATGACCTGATCACCCAGTATCACATCGATTGCATGTGCAAGATCACCCTGGCGACCGGCACGATGGTCGGCTATGCCTACGCAATGGAGTTCTTCATCGCCTGGTATGGAGCCAACCCCTACGAAGGATTCGCCTTCGTCAACCGGGCCTTCGGACCCTATGCCTGGGCCTACTGGATCATGATCTCCTGCAACGTGATCTCGCCGCAGCTCTTCTGGTTCAAGAAGGTGCGGCAGAACACCGCCCTGGTCTGGGTCATCTCCATTTTCGTCAATATCGGGATGTGGTTTGAACGCTTCGTCATCACGGTCACTTCCCTGGCCCGCGATTTCATGCCTTCGGCGTGGGGCTATTATTCCCCGACCGTCGTGGATATCTTCACCTACTTCGGAACCTTCGGCGTCTTCTCCGTCCTCTTCCTCCTCTTCGTCCGCTTCCTCCCGCTGATGGCGATGGCCGAAATCAAGGCGATAACCCCTCAGGCGGATCCCCATCATGGCCACTGA
- a CDS encoding DUF3341 domain-containing protein, with amino-acid sequence MATDSYGMMAAFDTTADLIKAAAKVRDAGFQHWDVITPFPIHGMDGAMGLKRSRVPRFSLAGGITGFTTGMLMVAYMNWFDYPLIVGGKPLFSPIFAFPVSYELTILFASFGSIIGMFLLNRLPMHYHPVMNRDRVRQASDDRFFIVIESCDPHYRKESVRSLLDQVGGKDIEELED; translated from the coding sequence ATGGCCACTGATTCTTACGGAATGATGGCCGCGTTTGACACCACGGCCGACCTCATCAAGGCGGCGGCAAAGGTGCGCGACGCCGGCTTCCAGCATTGGGACGTGATCACCCCGTTCCCGATTCACGGGATGGATGGAGCAATGGGCCTGAAGAGGTCCCGCGTTCCGCGCTTCTCCCTGGCCGGTGGGATCACCGGATTCACCACGGGCATGCTCATGGTCGCCTACATGAACTGGTTTGATTATCCGCTCATCGTGGGTGGCAAACCCCTGTTCAGCCCGATCTTTGCCTTCCCGGTCTCCTACGAACTGACCATCCTCTTCGCCTCCTTCGGCTCGATCATCGGGATGTTTCTCCTCAACCGGCTGCCCATGCATTATCATCCGGTCATGAACCGCGACCGCGTCAGGCAGGCATCGGACGACCGTTTCTTCATTGTGATCGAAAGCTGCGATCCTCACTACCGCAAAGAGTCCGTCAGGAGCCTGCTCGATCAGGTCGGCGGGAAGGACATCGAGGAATTGGAGGACTGA
- a CDS encoding cytochrome c, translating into MSDSRSENAASRRAPDNSDRAVADSQLQTVHAQLMREKPEPQEGFSPIPIFLLFVFSGLIFFGGVYMAEFSGGFNALAFNETVHMGRGESAEPPPPPDPVAMGKRLFTQNCVACHQVTGLGLPPVFPPLAGSEWVLGSEQRTIRILLNGLSGELVVEGNTYNGVMPAFGPSSVNWSDDQIASVLTYIRQEWGNDAPPVLPATVAEVRAATAGRTTSWTQAELEPLGQ; encoded by the coding sequence ATGAGTGATTCAAGATCAGAGAATGCCGCCTCCCGGCGCGCGCCGGACAATTCGGACCGGGCCGTAGCGGATTCGCAGCTTCAAACGGTCCATGCGCAGCTCATGCGCGAAAAGCCCGAGCCTCAGGAGGGATTTTCTCCCATTCCGATTTTCCTGCTCTTTGTCTTCAGCGGACTGATCTTCTTCGGTGGCGTCTACATGGCCGAGTTCTCCGGAGGATTCAATGCGCTCGCCTTCAATGAGACCGTCCACATGGGGAGGGGAGAGAGTGCCGAACCGCCACCCCCGCCGGATCCGGTCGCCATGGGCAAACGACTCTTCACCCAGAATTGCGTGGCCTGCCACCAGGTCACCGGCCTGGGTCTTCCTCCCGTTTTCCCGCCTCTGGCGGGTTCCGAGTGGGTGCTGGGTTCCGAACAGCGGACCATCCGTATTCTTCTCAACGGTCTCAGTGGCGAACTGGTCGTCGAGGGTAACACCTACAACGGTGTCATGCCGGCCTTCGGACCGTCCTCGGTCAACTGGAGCGACGACCAGATCGCCTCAGTCCTGACCTATATTCGCCAGGAGTGGGGCAATGATGCTCCTCCGGTCCTTCCGGCCACCGTGGCCGAAGTCCGCGCCGCCACCGCAGGCCGGACGACGTCCTGGACCCAGGCCGAGCTGGAGCCCCTCGGGCAGTAA